In Vespa velutina chromosome 1, iVesVel2.1, whole genome shotgun sequence, the following proteins share a genomic window:
- the LOC124948773 gene encoding protein rogdi isoform X5: MEFEWLLHEEVHSSLFQLRNILMECAQRFPLAVFGNDQLNKTDRFVFAAPHDQVKCVAVLTGDSITNAEVNFKVQRQPNVSMRTSIVNEHPWKLQQIQDAANHLQQAIAHIDNVDRHYLFKTSDEVMHVLGNILGSLQRSRTSLIVPRKKTIDDLIKSRNMKSLSPNLPENLAISFYIQSYKLVLAVYQLENAHGSVKHETQQAECSVPWLNDALVLLTIALQLCQRLKDKFSFFFIFQVCVFSLYKDFTVSTHVPSTTSW, translated from the exons ATGGAATTTGAATGGCTCCTACATGAAGAAGTTCATTCTTCATTATTCCAACTTCGCAATATCTTAATG gaATGTGCACAGCGATTTCCATTGGCTGTTTTTGGTAATGATCAACTCAATAAGACAGACAGATTTGTATTTGCAGCTCCACATGATCAAGTAAAGTGTGTCGCAGTACTTACTGGTGATAGTATCACAAATGCA gaAGTTAATTTCAAAGTACAACGTCAACCAAATGTTAGCATGAGAACAAGTATAGTAAATGAACATCCCTGGAAATTACAACAAATACAAGATGCCGCTAATCATTTACAACAAGCTATTGCACATATTGATAATGTTGATCGGCATTATCTTTTCAAAACATCAGACGAAGTTATGCATGTACTAGGTAATATATTAGGTAGTCTTCAACGGAGTAGAACTAGTTTAATTGTTCCTAGAAAGAAAACCATTGATGATCTCATCAAAAGTCGTAATatg aaGTCTTTAAGTCCTAATCTTCCGGAAAATTTAGCCATTAGCTTTTACATTCAAAGCTATAAACTGGTTTTAGCAGTCTATCAATTAGAAAATGCACATGGTAGTGTTAAACATGAGACTCAACAAGCAGAATGTAGTGTACCATGGTTAAATGATGCATTGGTACTTTTAACCATAGCATTACAACTTTGTCAACGTCTGAAAGATAAG ttttcgtttttttttatttttcaggtTTGTGTTTTCTCTCTGTATAAAGATTTTACGGTGAGCACACATGTTCCTTCAACTACCAGTTGGTAA
- the LOC124948773 gene encoding protein rogdi isoform X3, with amino-acid sequence MTVRRLCCSIRCIVIFGQMEFEWLLHEEVHSSLFQLRNILMECAQRFPLAVFGNDQLNKTDRFVFAAPHDQVKCVAVLTGDSITNAEVNFKVQRQPNVSMRTSIVNEHPWKLQQIQDAANHLQQAIAHIDNVDRHYLFKTSDEVMHVLGNILGSLQRSRTSLIVPRKKTIDDLIKSRNMKSLSPNLPENLAISFYIQSYKLVLAVYQLENAHGSVKHETQQAECSVPWLNDALVLLTIALQLCQRLKDKVCVFSLYKDFTVSTHVPSTTSW; translated from the exons ATGACGGTTCGAAGGTTATGTTGTTCAATCCGATGTATTGTCATTTTTGGg caAATGGAATTTGAATGGCTCCTACATGAAGAAGTTCATTCTTCATTATTCCAACTTCGCAATATCTTAATG gaATGTGCACAGCGATTTCCATTGGCTGTTTTTGGTAATGATCAACTCAATAAGACAGACAGATTTGTATTTGCAGCTCCACATGATCAAGTAAAGTGTGTCGCAGTACTTACTGGTGATAGTATCACAAATGCA gaAGTTAATTTCAAAGTACAACGTCAACCAAATGTTAGCATGAGAACAAGTATAGTAAATGAACATCCCTGGAAATTACAACAAATACAAGATGCCGCTAATCATTTACAACAAGCTATTGCACATATTGATAATGTTGATCGGCATTATCTTTTCAAAACATCAGACGAAGTTATGCATGTACTAGGTAATATATTAGGTAGTCTTCAACGGAGTAGAACTAGTTTAATTGTTCCTAGAAAGAAAACCATTGATGATCTCATCAAAAGTCGTAATatg aaGTCTTTAAGTCCTAATCTTCCGGAAAATTTAGCCATTAGCTTTTACATTCAAAGCTATAAACTGGTTTTAGCAGTCTATCAATTAGAAAATGCACATGGTAGTGTTAAACATGAGACTCAACAAGCAGAATGTAGTGTACCATGGTTAAATGATGCATTGGTACTTTTAACCATAGCATTACAACTTTGTCAACGTCTGAAAGATAAG gtTTGTGTTTTCTCTCTGTATAAAGATTTTACGGTGAGCACACATGTTCCTTCAACTACCAGTTGGTAA
- the LOC124948773 gene encoding protein rogdi isoform X2, which yields MADCEKEEAHNLQMEFEWLLHEEVHSSLFQLRNILMECAQRFPLAVFGNDQLNKTDRFVFAAPHDQVKCVAVLTGDSITNAEVNFKVQRQPNVSMRTSIVNEHPWKLQQIQDAANHLQQAIAHIDNVDRHYLFKTSDEVMHVLGNILGSLQRSRTSLIVPRKKTIDDLIKSRNMKSLSPNLPENLAISFYIQSYKLVLAVYQLENAHGSVKHETQQAECSVPWLNDALVLLTIALQLCQRLKDKFSFFFIFQVCVFSLYKDFTVSTHVPSTTSW from the exons ATGGCGGACTGCGAGAAAGAGGAGGCTCATAATCTC caAATGGAATTTGAATGGCTCCTACATGAAGAAGTTCATTCTTCATTATTCCAACTTCGCAATATCTTAATG gaATGTGCACAGCGATTTCCATTGGCTGTTTTTGGTAATGATCAACTCAATAAGACAGACAGATTTGTATTTGCAGCTCCACATGATCAAGTAAAGTGTGTCGCAGTACTTACTGGTGATAGTATCACAAATGCA gaAGTTAATTTCAAAGTACAACGTCAACCAAATGTTAGCATGAGAACAAGTATAGTAAATGAACATCCCTGGAAATTACAACAAATACAAGATGCCGCTAATCATTTACAACAAGCTATTGCACATATTGATAATGTTGATCGGCATTATCTTTTCAAAACATCAGACGAAGTTATGCATGTACTAGGTAATATATTAGGTAGTCTTCAACGGAGTAGAACTAGTTTAATTGTTCCTAGAAAGAAAACCATTGATGATCTCATCAAAAGTCGTAATatg aaGTCTTTAAGTCCTAATCTTCCGGAAAATTTAGCCATTAGCTTTTACATTCAAAGCTATAAACTGGTTTTAGCAGTCTATCAATTAGAAAATGCACATGGTAGTGTTAAACATGAGACTCAACAAGCAGAATGTAGTGTACCATGGTTAAATGATGCATTGGTACTTTTAACCATAGCATTACAACTTTGTCAACGTCTGAAAGATAAG ttttcgtttttttttatttttcaggtTTGTGTTTTCTCTCTGTATAAAGATTTTACGGTGAGCACACATGTTCCTTCAACTACCAGTTGGTAA
- the LOC124948773 gene encoding protein rogdi isoform X1, with protein sequence MTVRRLCCSIRCIVIFGQMEFEWLLHEEVHSSLFQLRNILMECAQRFPLAVFGNDQLNKTDRFVFAAPHDQVKCVAVLTGDSITNAEVNFKVQRQPNVSMRTSIVNEHPWKLQQIQDAANHLQQAIAHIDNVDRHYLFKTSDEVMHVLGNILGSLQRSRTSLIVPRKKTIDDLIKSRNMKSLSPNLPENLAISFYIQSYKLVLAVYQLENAHGSVKHETQQAECSVPWLNDALVLLTIALQLCQRLKDKFSFFFIFQVCVFSLYKDFTVSTHVPSTTSW encoded by the exons ATGACGGTTCGAAGGTTATGTTGTTCAATCCGATGTATTGTCATTTTTGGg caAATGGAATTTGAATGGCTCCTACATGAAGAAGTTCATTCTTCATTATTCCAACTTCGCAATATCTTAATG gaATGTGCACAGCGATTTCCATTGGCTGTTTTTGGTAATGATCAACTCAATAAGACAGACAGATTTGTATTTGCAGCTCCACATGATCAAGTAAAGTGTGTCGCAGTACTTACTGGTGATAGTATCACAAATGCA gaAGTTAATTTCAAAGTACAACGTCAACCAAATGTTAGCATGAGAACAAGTATAGTAAATGAACATCCCTGGAAATTACAACAAATACAAGATGCCGCTAATCATTTACAACAAGCTATTGCACATATTGATAATGTTGATCGGCATTATCTTTTCAAAACATCAGACGAAGTTATGCATGTACTAGGTAATATATTAGGTAGTCTTCAACGGAGTAGAACTAGTTTAATTGTTCCTAGAAAGAAAACCATTGATGATCTCATCAAAAGTCGTAATatg aaGTCTTTAAGTCCTAATCTTCCGGAAAATTTAGCCATTAGCTTTTACATTCAAAGCTATAAACTGGTTTTAGCAGTCTATCAATTAGAAAATGCACATGGTAGTGTTAAACATGAGACTCAACAAGCAGAATGTAGTGTACCATGGTTAAATGATGCATTGGTACTTTTAACCATAGCATTACAACTTTGTCAACGTCTGAAAGATAAG ttttcgtttttttttatttttcaggtTTGTGTTTTCTCTCTGTATAAAGATTTTACGGTGAGCACACATGTTCCTTCAACTACCAGTTGGTAA
- the LOC124948773 gene encoding protein rogdi isoform X4, translating to MADCEKEEAHNLQMEFEWLLHEEVHSSLFQLRNILMECAQRFPLAVFGNDQLNKTDRFVFAAPHDQVKCVAVLTGDSITNAEVNFKVQRQPNVSMRTSIVNEHPWKLQQIQDAANHLQQAIAHIDNVDRHYLFKTSDEVMHVLGNILGSLQRSRTSLIVPRKKTIDDLIKSRNMKSLSPNLPENLAISFYIQSYKLVLAVYQLENAHGSVKHETQQAECSVPWLNDALVLLTIALQLCQRLKDKVCVFSLYKDFTVSTHVPSTTSW from the exons ATGGCGGACTGCGAGAAAGAGGAGGCTCATAATCTC caAATGGAATTTGAATGGCTCCTACATGAAGAAGTTCATTCTTCATTATTCCAACTTCGCAATATCTTAATG gaATGTGCACAGCGATTTCCATTGGCTGTTTTTGGTAATGATCAACTCAATAAGACAGACAGATTTGTATTTGCAGCTCCACATGATCAAGTAAAGTGTGTCGCAGTACTTACTGGTGATAGTATCACAAATGCA gaAGTTAATTTCAAAGTACAACGTCAACCAAATGTTAGCATGAGAACAAGTATAGTAAATGAACATCCCTGGAAATTACAACAAATACAAGATGCCGCTAATCATTTACAACAAGCTATTGCACATATTGATAATGTTGATCGGCATTATCTTTTCAAAACATCAGACGAAGTTATGCATGTACTAGGTAATATATTAGGTAGTCTTCAACGGAGTAGAACTAGTTTAATTGTTCCTAGAAAGAAAACCATTGATGATCTCATCAAAAGTCGTAATatg aaGTCTTTAAGTCCTAATCTTCCGGAAAATTTAGCCATTAGCTTTTACATTCAAAGCTATAAACTGGTTTTAGCAGTCTATCAATTAGAAAATGCACATGGTAGTGTTAAACATGAGACTCAACAAGCAGAATGTAGTGTACCATGGTTAAATGATGCATTGGTACTTTTAACCATAGCATTACAACTTTGTCAACGTCTGAAAGATAAG gtTTGTGTTTTCTCTCTGTATAAAGATTTTACGGTGAGCACACATGTTCCTTCAACTACCAGTTGGTAA